The Buteo buteo chromosome 25, bButBut1.hap1.1, whole genome shotgun sequence genome has a window encoding:
- the GCC2 gene encoding GRIP and coiled-coil domain-containing protein 2 isoform X1 yields MTEAEVARGGCSGADSGCGAAAAISPPLQPAMEVQDAGQEMVASSVTPGSGKSKLDTLPKEDLIKFAKKQVMLIQKVKSRCTELEKEIEELRSKAATGGADDIIQALTERLDVVLLEKAESQQQCVALKKENIQRKQEAEAAVAKTEELQKQLEQSSIDSLKEIKALKSELANAQCKHNEDLTKLKMELEEQVKKQMGLVEQFERHSDSQKEVKRLQDDVQRMKSTYEEQILCLSKQLEAVNEDKNREVTNLQETIKSNSQCYHNEIKNLNEELKKLKIAHQEEVSELMHQIEISSKENEEKQNQINQLQHSVAEESLMKEKNAKDEMCARTDQREYDREQLREVLNKNVENKMDVVDIQEVPCVEVKMEEKIRHLERSLEELQSQHSILKDELTYMSNVKLKLEEEIHRIKDEYFHEREDLDFKINELQLTKEDYCCVIEKLKLELQAARQHCETTVKEHKLETQTLKEQHKREISELNVTLLSGSEKEKMGLVFEMQELREQLEKLTQEKEEAVSNYNSLRETMETLQTELGESAGKISQEFESMKQQQASDVSELQQKLRAAFNEKDVLLETVNRLREETEKLSSNQLEIEELKCKIVSLQEENNTITSSINQKETAVKELEEKIIALTDQNKSILNEVKCLGEERETLQERYKQEQGKVQELQQEVDVANHYNSDLKKKVEQLMEKLNEALTRKSENAQMLEQLENQIESLVRERENLSSEAYTLHEENRKIIQEKDKLSEELEKITSEKDGWLVLKEQSENLEKKLQMMTAEKDHISTLLESEQAHRSLVRTQLYHLVEQVESSISDSNEEYDSLNLLQIANECLAKMKEEQCVALQNEEKVLHLQREVERLEEENAAQYTEHRSLIQDFEKEKDLLREELEGVLSEKEALQHDIQELKNASEKTRIENQDLLANIEEITQKLAFYESQIQEQQKGSEKQDDLKFILEQKETELRNEKGELSSLKNLMETLTEKTDEQSSVAELQEKIGRLEKESAEKGEKLNKIKVVAVKAKKELDASRKETQTLREELELVRSEKDQLSASMKDVIQGAESYKNLLMEYDKQGEQLDSEKSRANNLERQIDDLTRQLQVSSQQHDQLHSANEDLLARVETLQHNAKLLEAQILEIQRAKAKVDKELEAEKLLKEQKTKEHSGALQEMEELQMQLQKEKKHLQKTMQELELARKDAQKSTLMDMEIADYERLVKELNQKISDKDSRIEDLEQETGIQKQKQETLQEEIKSLQSTMQQDEERNAKIKQLLVKTKKELADSKQAENDHLMLQASLKGELEASQQQVEAYKIQVAVLTSEKHKVQEHLRTSSEQHQRTLSAYQQKIATLQEECRAAQAEQASVTSEFESYKVRVHNVLKQQKNKSASQTESEGAKQEREQLEMVIDQLKVKLQDAQHNSQMNASELQALQSEHDTLLERHNKMLQETVAKEAELREKLCTIQSDNMVMKTEHAQTLSQLTAQNEALRNNFRDQVRNLQEEHRKTVETLQQQLSRVEAQLFQLKSETSTRGPAVSNPATKNLRERRNTDLPVLDVHSVAREEGEGMETTDTESVSSASTYVPSLEQLLNSPEAKLEPPPWQTELTKDELIQKLNTTAKSADHLNELLRESEATNAILMEQIKLLKNEIRRLERNQEREKSVANLEYLKNVLLQFIFLKSGSERERLLPVIDTMLQLSPEEKGKLVAIAQGEEESTSRPSGWASYLHSWSGLR; encoded by the exons gaagcagAG GCTGCAGTGGCCAAGACGGAAGAATTGCAGAAGCAACTGGAGCAATCAAGTATTGActctctgaaagaaataaaagctctgaAGAGTGAATTAGCAAATGCACAATGCAAACACAACGAGGACttaacaaagctgaaaatgGAATTAGAGGAACAAGTGAAGAAACAAATGGGTCTGGTGGAACAGTTTGAACGTCATAGCGATAGtcaaaaagaagttaaaagatTACAAGATGATGTCCAAAGAATGAAATCTACTTATGAGGAGCAAATTTTGTGTCTGAGCAAGCAGttggaagcagtgaatgaagaCAAAAACAGAGAAGTGACAAATCTGCAAGAAACTATTAAAAGCAACTCTCAGTGTTAccacaatgaaataaaaaatctgaatgaagagcttaaaaaattaaaaattgcccATCAGGAGGAGGTGTCAGAGTTGATGCATCAGATAGAAATATCatctaaagaaaatgaagaaaagcaaaatcagatAAATCAGTTACAGCACAGTGTGGCAGAGGAGAGcttaatgaaagagaaaaatgcaaaggatgAAATGTGTGCTCGTACTGACCAGCGTGAATATGACAGGGAGCAACTGAGAGAagtcttaaataaaaatgtagaaaacaaGATGGATGTTGTAGATATACAAGAAGTACCTTGTGTGGaagtgaaaatggaagaaaagattaGGCACCTGGAGCGTAGTTTAGAGGAGCTTCAGTCCCAACATAGTATATTAAAAGATGAGTTAACTTATATGAGTAATGTTAAACTAAAACTGGAGGAGGAAATCCATCGCATAAAGGATGAGTACTTCCATGAGCGGGAAGACTTGGACTTTAAGATAAATGAATTGCAGCTTACTAAAGAAGATTACTGTTGTGTAATTGAAAAACTAAAACTGGAGCTTCAAGCAGCAAGACAGCACTGTGAAACCACCGTAAAAGAGCATAAGTTAGAGACTCAAACTCTGAAAGAGCAACATAAGAGAGAAATTTCTGAACTAAATGTAACTTTATTATCTggttctgaaaaagaaaagatgggaTTAGTTTTTGAAATGCAGGAACTTAGAGAACAACTTGAAAAGCTAActcaggagaaggaagaagccGTGTCCAATTACAACAGCCTGAGAGAAACGATGGAAACCCTACAGACTGAGCTAGGAGAATCTGCTGGAAAGATCAGCCAGGAGTTTGAATCAATGAAACAGCAGCAAGCTTCTGATGTCAGTGAACTGCAACAGAAACTCCGAGCTGCTTTCAATGAAAAGGATGTTCTTCTTGAAACTGTGAATCGCCTCcgggaagaaacagaaaaattgtcATCTAATCAGCTAGAGATAGAAGAACTTAAATGTAAAATTGTTAGTCTTCAGGAGGAGAATAACACAATAACAAGCTCCATCAACCAAAAAGAGACTGCTGTGAAAGAACTGGAAGAGAAGATCATTGCTCTTACCGATCAAAAcaagagtattttaaatgaagtaaaatgctTGGGTGAAGAGAGAGAAACCCTTCAGGAAAGGTACAAGCAAGAACAAGGAAAAGTTCAGGAACTTCAGCAAGAAGTAGATGTTGCTAACCACTACAATAGCGACCTGAAGAAAAAGGTGGAGCAATTAATGGAGAAACTGAATGAAGCTTTAACTAGGAAGAGTGAAAATGCTCAAATGCTAGAGCAACTGGAAAACCAGATTGAATCTCTAGTGCGTGAAAGAGAGAACCTTTCATCTGAAGCATATACTCTTCATGAGGAAAATAGGAAAATCAttcaggaaaaagacaaattaagtgaagagctggaaaagatTACATCCGAAAAAGATGGTTGGCTAGTGTTGAAAGAGCAGTCtgaaaacttagaaaaaaaattacaaatgatGACTGCGGAAAAAGACCATATATCAACATTACTTGAAAGTGAACAAGCACACAGATCCCTTGTAAGAACTCAGCTGTACCACTTAGTTGAGCAAGTGGAGTCCAGCATTTCAGATTCTAATGAGGAATATGATTCTCTTAACTTGTTACAAATTGCAAATGAATGCCtggcaaaaatgaaagaagagcaGTGCGTTGCTCTACAGAATGAGGAGAAAGTTCTTCATTTGCAGCGGGAAGTTGAGAGactagaggaagaaaatgcagctcAATATACAGAACATAGATCCCTGATTCaggattttgaaaaagaaaaggatctcTTGAGAGAAGAATTGGAAGGAGTGTTGTCTGAAAAAGAAGCGCTTCAACATGACATCCAGGAGCTGAAGAATGCCAGTGAAAAAACAAGGATTGAAAATCAAGATCTTTTAGCTAATATTGAAGAGATCACTcaaaaacttgctttttatGAAAGTCAAATACAGGAACAGCAAAAAGGATCAGAAAAACAAGACGACTTAAAATTCATTCTGGAACAAAAGGAAACTGAACTTAGAAATGAGAAAGGCGAACTGAGTTCTCTAAAG AATTTAATGGAGACATTGACTGAGAAAACTGATGAACAGTCTTCAGTAGCAGAGCTTCAAGAAAAAATTG gaagactggaaaaagaatctgcagaaaaaggagagaagctaaataaaattaaggtggttgctgtgaaagcaaagaaagaattaGATGCCAGCAGAAAAGAG ACGCAGACTCTGAGGGAGGAATTGGAGTTGGTTCGATCAGAAAAAGATCAGTTGTCTGCTTCAATGAAAGATGTCATTCAAGGAGCTGAAAGCTATAAG AATCTTTTGATGGAATATGATAAGCAAGGAGAACAGCTGGATTctgaaaaaagcagagcaaataaTCTTGAACGTCAGATAGATGACCTCACAAGACAGCTACAGGTGTCATCCCAGCAG CATGATCAGTTACACTCTGCTAATGAAGACCTCCTGGCTCGTGTTGAAACACTGCAACATAATGctaagctgctggaagctcagATACTGGAGATACAAAGAGCCAAGGCAAAGGTTGACAAAGAACTAGAAGCTgaaaagcttctgaaagaacagaaaacaaag GAACACAGTGGTGCTCTCCAAGAAATGGAGGAGCTTCAGATGcaacttcaaaaggaaaagaaacatctgcAGAAAACTATGCAAGAGCTAGAGCTGGCCAGAAAG GATGCTCAAAAGAGTACACTGATGGATATGGAAATAGCTGATTATGAAAGGCTAGTAAAAGAACTTAATCAGAAGATTAGTGATAAAGACAGCAGAATAGAGGATCTCGAGCAAGAGACTGGGattcagaaacagaagcaagagACACTACAGGAAGAAATAA AGTCACTTCAGTCAACTATGCAACAGGATGAGGAAAGAAATGCCAAGATAAAACAACTCCTggtgaaaaccaaaaaagaactGGCTGATTCAAAACAAGCT GAGAATGACCATCTAATGTTGCAGGCTTCATTAAAAGGGGAACTGGAAGCCAGTCAACAACAAGTGGAAGCCTATAAG ATTCAAGTGGCTGTACTAACATCAGAAAAGCATAAAGTTCAGGAACACCTGCGAACTTCTTCAGAGCAACACCAGCGTACGTTGAGTGCTTACCAGCAAAAAATTGCGACCTTGCAAGAAGAGTGCAGAGCAGCCCAG GCTGAACAAGCATCTGTTACATCTGAATTTGAGAGCTACAAAGTCCGTGTTCATAATGTtctaaaacagcaaaagaataaATCTGCTTCTCAGACAGAATCTGAGGGAGCCAAACAAGAAAG agAACAGTTGGAAATGGTGATAGATCAACTTAAAGTTAAGCTGCAAGATGCTCAGCATAATTCACAGATGAATGCATCTGAACTCCAGGCATTGCAGTCTGAACACGACACCCTGCTGGAAAGACACAATAAGATGCTGCAAGAGACTGTTGCAAAAGAGGCAGAACTCCGTGAAAA GCTCTGCACAATACAGTCTGATAACATGGTCATGAAAACAGAGCATGCCCAGACTTTGAGTCAGCTGACAGCCCAGAATGAAGCTCTCCGGAACAATTTCAGAGATCAAGTCAGGAACCTGCAAGAAGAGCACAGGAAGACAGTAGAGACACTTCAGCAGCAACTGTCCAGAGTAGAAGCTCAGCTCTTCCAACTCAAGAGTGAAACAAGCACTAGAG GTCCAGCTGTTTCAAATCCAGCAACGAAGAACTTAAGAGAACGGCGGAACACTGACCTTCCTGTTCTCGATGTGCACTCTGTAGctagggaagagggagaaggtaTGGAAACAACAGACACAGAGTCTGTCTCTTCAGCAAGCACCTATGTACCATCCTTGGAACAACTTCTGAACTCCCCAGAAGCAAAACTTG AACCACCTCCATGGCAAACAGAACTCACCAAGGATGAACTGATTCAGAAACTAAACACAACAGCGAAGAGTGCTGATCACTTGAATGAATTACTTCGTGAATCAGAAGCAACCAATGCAATCCTAATGGAACAAATAAAG CTTCTTAAGAATGAAATAAGAAGATTGGAAAGAaatcaagagagagaaaagtctGTGGCTAATCTAGAATACTTGAAGAATGTTCTATTGCAGTTCATATTTCTGAAATCGGGAAGTGAGAGAGAAAGGCTGCTCCCTGTAATAGACACCATGTTGCAGCTCAGCCCTGAAGAGAAGGGGAAGCTAGTTGCAATTGCCCAAG gTGAGGAAGAGAGTACCTCACGGCCCTCTGGGTGGGCTTCATACCTCCACAGCTGGTCGGGACTTCGATGA
- the GCC2 gene encoding GRIP and coiled-coil domain-containing protein 2 isoform X2: MTEAEVARGGCSGADSGCGAAAAISPPLQPAMEVQDAGQEMVASSVTPGSGKSKLDTLPKEDLIKFAKKQVMLIQKVKSRCTELEKEIEELRSKAATGGADDIIQALTERLDVVLLEKAESQQQCVALKKENIQRKQEAEAAVAKTEELQKQLEQSSIDSLKEIKALKSELANAQCKHNEDLTKLKMELEEQVKKQMGLVEQFERHSDSQKEVKRLQDDVQRMKSTYEEQILCLSKQLEAVNEDKNREVTNLQETIKSNSQCYHNEIKNLNEELKKLKIAHQEEVSELMHQIEISSKENEEKQNQINQLQHSVAEESLMKEKNAKDEMCARTDQREYDREQLREVLNKNVENKMDVVDIQEVPCVEVKMEEKIRHLERSLEELQSQHSILKDELTYMSNVKLKLEEEIHRIKDEYFHEREDLDFKINELQLTKEDYCCVIEKLKLELQAARQHCETTVKEHKLETQTLKEQHKREISELNVTLLSGSEKEKMGLVFEMQELREQLEKLTQEKEEAVSNYNSLRETMETLQTELGESAGKISQEFESMKQQQASDVSELQQKLRAAFNEKDVLLETVNRLREETEKLSSNQLEIEELKCKIVSLQEENNTITSSINQKETAVKELEEKIIALTDQNKSILNEVKCLGEERETLQERYKQEQGKVQELQQEVDVANHYNSDLKKKVEQLMEKLNEALTRKSENAQMLEQLENQIESLVRERENLSSEAYTLHEENRKIIQEKDKLSEELEKITSEKDGWLVLKEQSENLEKKLQMMTAEKDHISTLLESEQAHRSLVRTQLYHLVEQVESSISDSNEEYDSLNLLQIANECLAKMKEEQCVALQNEEKVLHLQREVERLEEENAAQYTEHRSLIQDFEKEKDLLREELEGVLSEKEALQHDIQELKNASEKTRIENQDLLANIEEITQKLAFYESQIQEQQKGSEKQDDLKFILEQKETELRNEKGELSSLKNLMETLTEKTDEQSSVAELQEKIGRLEKESAEKGEKLNKIKVVAVKAKKELDASRKETQTLREELELVRSEKDQLSASMKDVIQGAESYKNLLMEYDKQGEQLDSEKSRANNLERQIDDLTRQLQVSSQQHDQLHSANEDLLARVETLQHNAKLLEAQILEIQRAKAKVDKELEAEKLLKEQKTKEHSGALQEMEELQMQLQKEKKHLQKTMQELELARKDAQKSTLMDMEIADYERLVKELNQKISDKDSRIEDLEQETGIQKQKQETLQEEIKSLQSTMQQDEERNAKIKQLLVKTKKELADSKQAENDHLMLQASLKGELEASQQQVEAYKIQVAVLTSEKHKVQEHLRTSSEQHQRTLSAYQQKIATLQEECRAAQAEQASVTSEFESYKVRVHNVLKQQKNKSASQTESEGAKQERILRSSGIVKLL, translated from the exons gaagcagAG GCTGCAGTGGCCAAGACGGAAGAATTGCAGAAGCAACTGGAGCAATCAAGTATTGActctctgaaagaaataaaagctctgaAGAGTGAATTAGCAAATGCACAATGCAAACACAACGAGGACttaacaaagctgaaaatgGAATTAGAGGAACAAGTGAAGAAACAAATGGGTCTGGTGGAACAGTTTGAACGTCATAGCGATAGtcaaaaagaagttaaaagatTACAAGATGATGTCCAAAGAATGAAATCTACTTATGAGGAGCAAATTTTGTGTCTGAGCAAGCAGttggaagcagtgaatgaagaCAAAAACAGAGAAGTGACAAATCTGCAAGAAACTATTAAAAGCAACTCTCAGTGTTAccacaatgaaataaaaaatctgaatgaagagcttaaaaaattaaaaattgcccATCAGGAGGAGGTGTCAGAGTTGATGCATCAGATAGAAATATCatctaaagaaaatgaagaaaagcaaaatcagatAAATCAGTTACAGCACAGTGTGGCAGAGGAGAGcttaatgaaagagaaaaatgcaaaggatgAAATGTGTGCTCGTACTGACCAGCGTGAATATGACAGGGAGCAACTGAGAGAagtcttaaataaaaatgtagaaaacaaGATGGATGTTGTAGATATACAAGAAGTACCTTGTGTGGaagtgaaaatggaagaaaagattaGGCACCTGGAGCGTAGTTTAGAGGAGCTTCAGTCCCAACATAGTATATTAAAAGATGAGTTAACTTATATGAGTAATGTTAAACTAAAACTGGAGGAGGAAATCCATCGCATAAAGGATGAGTACTTCCATGAGCGGGAAGACTTGGACTTTAAGATAAATGAATTGCAGCTTACTAAAGAAGATTACTGTTGTGTAATTGAAAAACTAAAACTGGAGCTTCAAGCAGCAAGACAGCACTGTGAAACCACCGTAAAAGAGCATAAGTTAGAGACTCAAACTCTGAAAGAGCAACATAAGAGAGAAATTTCTGAACTAAATGTAACTTTATTATCTggttctgaaaaagaaaagatgggaTTAGTTTTTGAAATGCAGGAACTTAGAGAACAACTTGAAAAGCTAActcaggagaaggaagaagccGTGTCCAATTACAACAGCCTGAGAGAAACGATGGAAACCCTACAGACTGAGCTAGGAGAATCTGCTGGAAAGATCAGCCAGGAGTTTGAATCAATGAAACAGCAGCAAGCTTCTGATGTCAGTGAACTGCAACAGAAACTCCGAGCTGCTTTCAATGAAAAGGATGTTCTTCTTGAAACTGTGAATCGCCTCcgggaagaaacagaaaaattgtcATCTAATCAGCTAGAGATAGAAGAACTTAAATGTAAAATTGTTAGTCTTCAGGAGGAGAATAACACAATAACAAGCTCCATCAACCAAAAAGAGACTGCTGTGAAAGAACTGGAAGAGAAGATCATTGCTCTTACCGATCAAAAcaagagtattttaaatgaagtaaaatgctTGGGTGAAGAGAGAGAAACCCTTCAGGAAAGGTACAAGCAAGAACAAGGAAAAGTTCAGGAACTTCAGCAAGAAGTAGATGTTGCTAACCACTACAATAGCGACCTGAAGAAAAAGGTGGAGCAATTAATGGAGAAACTGAATGAAGCTTTAACTAGGAAGAGTGAAAATGCTCAAATGCTAGAGCAACTGGAAAACCAGATTGAATCTCTAGTGCGTGAAAGAGAGAACCTTTCATCTGAAGCATATACTCTTCATGAGGAAAATAGGAAAATCAttcaggaaaaagacaaattaagtgaagagctggaaaagatTACATCCGAAAAAGATGGTTGGCTAGTGTTGAAAGAGCAGTCtgaaaacttagaaaaaaaattacaaatgatGACTGCGGAAAAAGACCATATATCAACATTACTTGAAAGTGAACAAGCACACAGATCCCTTGTAAGAACTCAGCTGTACCACTTAGTTGAGCAAGTGGAGTCCAGCATTTCAGATTCTAATGAGGAATATGATTCTCTTAACTTGTTACAAATTGCAAATGAATGCCtggcaaaaatgaaagaagagcaGTGCGTTGCTCTACAGAATGAGGAGAAAGTTCTTCATTTGCAGCGGGAAGTTGAGAGactagaggaagaaaatgcagctcAATATACAGAACATAGATCCCTGATTCaggattttgaaaaagaaaaggatctcTTGAGAGAAGAATTGGAAGGAGTGTTGTCTGAAAAAGAAGCGCTTCAACATGACATCCAGGAGCTGAAGAATGCCAGTGAAAAAACAAGGATTGAAAATCAAGATCTTTTAGCTAATATTGAAGAGATCACTcaaaaacttgctttttatGAAAGTCAAATACAGGAACAGCAAAAAGGATCAGAAAAACAAGACGACTTAAAATTCATTCTGGAACAAAAGGAAACTGAACTTAGAAATGAGAAAGGCGAACTGAGTTCTCTAAAG AATTTAATGGAGACATTGACTGAGAAAACTGATGAACAGTCTTCAGTAGCAGAGCTTCAAGAAAAAATTG gaagactggaaaaagaatctgcagaaaaaggagagaagctaaataaaattaaggtggttgctgtgaaagcaaagaaagaattaGATGCCAGCAGAAAAGAG ACGCAGACTCTGAGGGAGGAATTGGAGTTGGTTCGATCAGAAAAAGATCAGTTGTCTGCTTCAATGAAAGATGTCATTCAAGGAGCTGAAAGCTATAAG AATCTTTTGATGGAATATGATAAGCAAGGAGAACAGCTGGATTctgaaaaaagcagagcaaataaTCTTGAACGTCAGATAGATGACCTCACAAGACAGCTACAGGTGTCATCCCAGCAG CATGATCAGTTACACTCTGCTAATGAAGACCTCCTGGCTCGTGTTGAAACACTGCAACATAATGctaagctgctggaagctcagATACTGGAGATACAAAGAGCCAAGGCAAAGGTTGACAAAGAACTAGAAGCTgaaaagcttctgaaagaacagaaaacaaag GAACACAGTGGTGCTCTCCAAGAAATGGAGGAGCTTCAGATGcaacttcaaaaggaaaagaaacatctgcAGAAAACTATGCAAGAGCTAGAGCTGGCCAGAAAG GATGCTCAAAAGAGTACACTGATGGATATGGAAATAGCTGATTATGAAAGGCTAGTAAAAGAACTTAATCAGAAGATTAGTGATAAAGACAGCAGAATAGAGGATCTCGAGCAAGAGACTGGGattcagaaacagaagcaagagACACTACAGGAAGAAATAA AGTCACTTCAGTCAACTATGCAACAGGATGAGGAAAGAAATGCCAAGATAAAACAACTCCTggtgaaaaccaaaaaagaactGGCTGATTCAAAACAAGCT GAGAATGACCATCTAATGTTGCAGGCTTCATTAAAAGGGGAACTGGAAGCCAGTCAACAACAAGTGGAAGCCTATAAG ATTCAAGTGGCTGTACTAACATCAGAAAAGCATAAAGTTCAGGAACACCTGCGAACTTCTTCAGAGCAACACCAGCGTACGTTGAGTGCTTACCAGCAAAAAATTGCGACCTTGCAAGAAGAGTGCAGAGCAGCCCAG GCTGAACAAGCATCTGTTACATCTGAATTTGAGAGCTACAAAGTCCGTGTTCATAATGTtctaaaacagcaaaagaataaATCTGCTTCTCAGACAGAATCTGAGGGAGCCAAACAAGAAAG GATTTTGAGAAGTTCTGGTATTGTTAAGCTTTTGTGA